A DNA window from Zingiber officinale cultivar Zhangliang chromosome 3A, Zo_v1.1, whole genome shotgun sequence contains the following coding sequences:
- the LOC122052030 gene encoding protein transport protein Sec61 subunit gamma-like, with product MDALDSVVDPLREFSKDSIRLVKRCHKPDRKEFTKVAVRTAIGFVVMGFVGFFVKLIFIPINNIIVGSG from the exons ATGGACGCCTTAGACTCTGTGGTCGATCCCTTGAGGGAGTTCTCCAAGGACAGCATCCGTCTCGTGAAGCGATGCCACAAGCCCGATCGCAAGG AGTTCACTAAAGTTGCTGTCCGGACTGCGATTGGCTTCGTGGTGATGGGGTTCGTCGGGTTCTTCGTCAAGCTGATCTTTATCCCGATCAACAACATCATCGTCGGTTCTGGTTAG